The Lactuca sativa cultivar Salinas chromosome 2, Lsat_Salinas_v11, whole genome shotgun sequence genome includes a window with the following:
- the LOC111920728 gene encoding uncharacterized protein LOC111920728 → MDSTKYMEFLKTFYLDDDLEFVETFFNVVQHVHDDESSNVARTREVVNRDRQAAHDLLVRDYFADNCLYNDDSFERRFRLNKAIFLRISNALESRYEFFKQKPDARGRMSFSSIQKCAVALRYLGYSISFDPSDAYLKVSERTAVECVDWFSACVYEVFHEQCLRKPTQRDIERLYSAHEERHGFSGMLGSLDCTYVAWGKCPNAWRGQFTRGDIGEPTIILEAIASQDLWIWHAFFGVAGSNNNMNLLGQSPIFNDIWTDKAPNMTFTMNGHA, encoded by the coding sequence ATGGATTCCACAAAATACATGGAATTCTTAAAAACTTTTTACTTAGATGACGATCTAGAATTCGTAGAGACATTCTTCAACGTTGTGCAACATGTTCATGACGACGAAAGTTCGAATGTTGCTCGTACAAGGGAGGTCGTCAATCGTGATCGCCAAGCCGCACATGACTTGTTGGTACGTGATTACTTTGCCGATAATTGTCTTTATAATGACGACTCTTTCGAACGTCGTTTCCGTCTAAATAAGGCTATATTTTTACGTATTAGTAATGCTTTAGAATCTCGTTatgaatttttcaaacaaaaacccgACGCTAGAGGAAGAATGAGTTTTAGTAGTATACAAAAATGTGCGGTTGCTCTTAGGTATTTGGGATACAGTATATCATTTGATCCATCTGACGCATACTTGAAAGTATCCGAGAGGACCGCAGTTGAATGTGTAGATTGGTTTTCTGCATGTGTGTATGAGGTTTTTCACGAACAATGTTTGCGCAAACCTACTCAACGTGATATTGAGAGATTATATTCGGCTCATGAAGAGAGGCACGGATTTTCGGGTATGCTTGGCAGTTTAGATTGTACGTATGTGGCTTGGGGAAAATGTCCAAATGCATGGCGTGGTCAATTCACTCGAGGAGATATAGGTGAACCAACTATCATCCTAGAAGCTATTGCATCTCAAGATTTGTGGATATGGCATGCCTTTTTCGGAGTAGCGGGGTCTAACAACAACATGAATCTTCTTGGACAGTCTCCTATTTTCAACGATATTTGGACCGACAAAGCACCTAATATGACTTTCACGATGAACGGGCACGCATAG